The Candidatus Atribacteria bacterium genome includes a window with the following:
- a CDS encoding mechanosensitive ion channel family protein — MKNFMVWIQETIGLSSEIQIKIFASLVITLVLWILYSLIIKIVWRGTENVRTRYTWRKTLGYIVIVLAVFLIGRLWLSGFQSIVTYLGLLSAGLAIALKDVVSNLAGWLFIISRRPFSVGDRIQIGDHAGDIIDTRFFQFTLLEIGNWVNADQSTGRIIHIPNGMVLNEVLANYSKGFQYIWNEIPVLITFESNWEKAKKILQKIADKDAEQLSKAAEKRVKEASKKFMILYSRLTPIVYTSVKECGVLLTIRYLCEPQRRRDSEQIIWEDILKEFIEHKDIDFAYPTQRFYNNRLERKGQGKDLSSVSLVDDSEPKFTDGLSPDKV; from the coding sequence ATGAAAAATTTTATGGTGTGGATACAGGAAACAATCGGTTTGAGTTCAGAGATACAGATTAAAATATTTGCTTCTTTGGTTATTACCCTGGTTTTATGGATTCTTTACTCTTTGATTATAAAGATAGTATGGCGCGGAACTGAAAATGTACGTACTCGTTATACCTGGAGGAAAACTTTAGGCTATATTGTAATTGTATTGGCTGTATTCTTAATCGGGCGCCTATGGCTTAGTGGTTTTCAATCTATAGTTACTTACCTGGGTTTATTGTCAGCTGGTTTAGCCATTGCCTTAAAAGATGTCGTTTCAAATTTAGCTGGATGGCTCTTTATTATCAGCCGGAGACCTTTTTCTGTGGGAGATCGGATTCAGATCGGAGATCATGCCGGGGACATCATTGATACTCGGTTTTTCCAATTTACTCTTTTGGAAATCGGTAATTGGGTAAATGCCGACCAGAGCACCGGCCGAATTATCCATATTCCTAACGGCATGGTGTTAAATGAAGTACTGGCAAATTATAGCAAAGGATTTCAATATATCTGGAATGAAATTCCTGTCCTGATAACCTTCGAGAGTAATTGGGAAAAAGCTAAGAAAATTTTACAAAAAATTGCCGATAAGGATGCTGAACAATTAAGCAAGGCTGCCGAGAAAAGAGTAAAAGAAGCCAGCAAAAAATTTATGATATTGTATTCCAGGCTTACCCCTATTGTTTATACCAGTGTAAAGGAGTGCGGGGTATTGCTAACTATACGTTATCTTTGTGAACCTCAACGTCGTCGAGACAGTGAACAGATAATTTGGGAAGATATTTTAAAAGAATTTATCGAGCATAAGGATATAGATTTTGCCTATCCTACTCAGCGTTTTTATAATAATCGATTGGAGAGAAAAGGACAGGGTAAAGATTTATCTTCTGTATCTCTCGTAGATGATTCTGAACCGAAGTTTACTGATGGATTATCTCCTGACAAAGTTTAA
- a CDS encoding LapA family protein: MQLQLIIAIIIAILAVVFALQNAVPIVVSFLTWRFESSLALVLLITLALGILMSLLVSVPSVIKKMKVISSQKKKIQKLEISLQKETESKIKEKVESEEPESTVE, encoded by the coding sequence ATGCAGTTACAATTGATTATAGCTATAATTATAGCCATTTTAGCTGTGGTTTTTGCACTTCAGAATGCAGTGCCAATAGTAGTAAGTTTTTTGACCTGGAGATTTGAAAGTTCATTAGCTCTTGTACTTTTAATTACTCTTGCTTTGGGGATTCTGATGAGTTTATTGGTATCGGTTCCATCTGTGATAAAAAAAATGAAGGTAATTTCCAGCCAAAAAAAGAAAATCCAGAAACTGGAAATTAGCCTACAAAAAGAGACTGAAAGCAAAATAAAAGAGAAAGTTGAAAGTGAAGAACCAGAATCCACCGTAGAATAA
- the cysK gene encoding cysteine synthase A → MLVNSILDAIGNTPLIQLNKMSSGNVFVKAEHLNPGGSIKDRVAKYMIEIAEKKGNLKPGMTIIEATSGNTGIGLTLVGVQKGYRVICVMPENMSEERRKIIQAFGGEIIFTSAKGSLPESIKKMREITEAEPEKYFVADQFVNPHNPEIHYQQTAPEIWNDIKGKLDVFVAGVGSGGTLQGIGKFLKEKNPKVKIVAVEPKNSSALLGHEPGLHQIQGIGDGFIPAVLDVKMVDMVFTVTDEEAIETTRRLSKEEGLLVGTSSGANVFAALHVDNGRNRVATILPDRAERYFSTALL, encoded by the coding sequence ATGTTGGTAAATTCCATTCTGGATGCAATAGGGAATACCCCTTTAATTCAATTAAATAAGATGTCTTCAGGAAATGTATTTGTAAAAGCTGAACATTTAAATCCCGGGGGGAGCATTAAAGATAGAGTAGCCAAATATATGATCGAAATTGCGGAAAAAAAAGGAAATCTCAAGCCGGGGATGACCATTATTGAGGCAACTTCTGGAAATACCGGAATTGGCTTAACTTTGGTGGGGGTTCAAAAGGGTTACCGGGTCATCTGCGTCATGCCGGAAAATATGAGTGAAGAAAGAAGGAAAATCATTCAAGCCTTTGGCGGAGAGATTATCTTCACCTCAGCTAAAGGGAGCCTACCCGAAAGTATAAAAAAGATGCGGGAGATTACCGAAGCAGAACCGGAGAAATATTTTGTGGCTGACCAATTTGTCAATCCCCATAATCCCGAAATTCATTATCAACAAACTGCACCTGAAATCTGGAATGACATAAAAGGGAAGTTAGATGTCTTTGTAGCTGGAGTAGGGAGCGGGGGAACCCTTCAGGGGATTGGAAAATTTTTAAAAGAAAAAAATCCTAAGGTGAAAATTGTTGCAGTGGAGCCAAAAAACAGTTCTGCCTTATTGGGGCATGAACCGGGCCTTCACCAGATTCAGGGAATCGGCGATGGATTTATACCTGCTGTCCTAGATGTAAAAATGGTAGATATGGTATTTACGGTTACTGATGAAGAAGCGATTGAAACCACCCGCCGACTTTCCAAAGAAGAAGGATTGCTGGTGGGAACCTCATCCGGAGCTAATGTCTTTGCTGCTTTACATGTAGATAATGGACGAAACCGGGTGGCAACTATACTGCCCGACCGGGCTGAAAGATATTTCAGTACCGCTCTTCTTTAG
- a CDS encoding Gfo/Idh/MocA family oxidoreductase → MKKVRWGVLSTARIGIEKVIPAMQLGRYCTINAIASRQLKKAQAAARHLNIEKAYGSYEELLADPHIDAVYISLPNHLHIAWAIKALNAGKHVLCEKPIGLSVAEAQKLLGVARKFPRLKVMEAFMYRLHPQWQWAKQTVKEGKIGKLLTIQSFFSYYNTDPENIRNKADTGGGGLMDIGCYCISLSRFIFGAEPRRVCSMMEEDPNMKIDRLSSAILEFRGGSSTFTCATQLVRYQRVNIFGNKGRIEIEIPFNAPSNQPCKAWYGDGNRIEEIVLKVCDQYTIQGDLFSRAVLEDSNTPVPLEDAVANMQVIEALIRSAGSGSWVNLKAESFI, encoded by the coding sequence ATGAAAAAGGTTAGATGGGGTGTGCTGAGCACCGCCAGAATTGGCATTGAAAAGGTAATTCCCGCTATGCAATTGGGCAGGTATTGCACCATTAACGCCATTGCTTCACGTCAATTGAAAAAAGCACAAGCAGCAGCCCGTCATCTAAATATAGAGAAAGCCTATGGTTCTTACGAAGAATTGTTAGCTGATCCCCACATTGATGCTGTTTATATTTCGCTTCCCAATCACCTGCATATAGCCTGGGCTATTAAAGCACTAAATGCCGGTAAACATGTTTTATGCGAGAAACCCATTGGCTTAAGTGTGGCTGAAGCCCAGAAATTACTGGGAGTAGCCAGGAAATTTCCCCGGCTAAAGGTTATGGAAGCGTTTATGTACCGGCTCCATCCGCAGTGGCAGTGGGCAAAACAAACGGTTAAGGAGGGAAAGATTGGTAAACTCCTGACGATTCAGTCATTTTTCTCCTACTACAATACCGACCCCGAAAATATTCGTAACAAAGCTGATACCGGCGGAGGGGGACTAATGGATATTGGTTGTTACTGTATTTCACTTTCGCGGTTTATCTTCGGAGCTGAGCCCCGGCGGGTCTGCAGCATGATGGAAGAAGACCCAAACATGAAAATCGATCGTCTGTCTTCTGCTATACTGGAGTTTAGGGGTGGTAGTTCCACATTTACCTGTGCGACTCAGCTGGTGCGTTACCAGCGGGTGAATATCTTTGGCAACAAAGGACGGATTGAAATTGAAATACCTTTCAATGCACCGTCCAATCAGCCGTGCAAGGCATGGTATGGAGATGGTAACCGGATTGAAGAGATCGTCCTGAAAGTTTGCGATCAGTATACCATTCAGGGAGACCTGTTTTCCAGGGCAGTGCTGGAAGATAGTAATACTCCAGTACCGCTTGAAGATGCTGTGGCGAATATGCAAGTGATTGAAGCACTTATCCGCAGTGCCGGAAGTGGAAGTTGGGTTAACCTTAAGGCAGAGTCCTTTATCTAA
- a CDS encoding dodecin domain-containing protein, whose product MESVYKIVEIVGTSQKSWEDAARVAIETASKSIEEIRVAEVNKLDIKVEKDARLTFRAKLDVSFKYKK is encoded by the coding sequence ATGGAAAGTGTATACAAAATTGTCGAAATTGTTGGTACCAGCCAAAAATCATGGGAGGACGCTGCAAGAGTTGCAATAGAGACTGCATCTAAATCGATTGAGGAAATCAGGGTAGCCGAAGTAAATAAGCTTGATATCAAAGTAGAGAAAGATGCCAGGCTCACTTTTAGGGCAAAATTAGATGTTTCCTTTAAATATAAAAAGTAG
- a CDS encoding ABC transporter permease, which yields MKYRNIREMSMSFIPIAAFLLALFIGTIMITFLGVNPLVAYQALLKGAFGSTNAIADTVVKATPLLFVGLGICIAFRAGVLNIGGEGQLVVGALSATIVCLNFSDLSGWILMVLALLVGLLCGAIWAGIAGFLKAYFKVNEILSTIMLNYIAAYGMNYLLRGPIMDPLQIELGSFIPQTTRLTHLVDLPRLIPTRLHFGTIVAVVFAILVYIFLWRTTIGFRIRMIGQNIQASRASGINVQKYMVLAFVLSGALVGLGGAIEVLGVHHRLFTDGSVSGFTGSAGFNGIVAALFGQLHPIGTIPASLLLGALLTGANKMQRAVQIPSALIGALNGLIVLFVVGSEYLRRSQASRMERSAEPKTNSKNKNENKKESQ from the coding sequence ATGAAATACAGAAATATCCGAGAAATGTCGATGAGCTTTATTCCTATAGCAGCCTTTCTTCTTGCCCTATTTATTGGGACAATTATGATTACCTTTCTCGGAGTAAACCCTTTGGTTGCTTACCAAGCCCTGCTCAAGGGAGCGTTTGGGAGTACGAATGCCATAGCAGATACGGTAGTTAAGGCAACCCCCTTGCTTTTTGTAGGGCTAGGAATCTGCATTGCCTTTCGTGCCGGCGTGTTAAATATCGGTGGGGAGGGACAGCTTGTAGTCGGTGCTCTTTCTGCAACCATAGTTTGTCTTAATTTTTCAGATTTATCGGGATGGATATTAATGGTACTTGCTTTATTGGTTGGACTCCTCTGCGGAGCAATATGGGCAGGAATTGCCGGCTTTCTTAAAGCTTATTTTAAAGTCAACGAAATTCTAAGCACCATCATGCTGAATTATATTGCAGCCTATGGGATGAATTATCTTCTTCGGGGACCAATAATGGACCCACTTCAGATAGAACTTGGCTCCTTTATCCCTCAAACTACACGTTTAACTCATCTGGTTGATCTTCCCCGTCTTATTCCTACCCGCTTGCATTTTGGAACTATAGTGGCAGTTGTTTTTGCTATTCTGGTGTATATTTTTCTCTGGCGGACGACTATAGGGTTTCGCATCCGTATGATAGGACAAAATATACAAGCCTCGCGAGCTTCCGGAATTAATGTACAAAAATATATGGTCCTTGCTTTTGTCTTGAGCGGTGCGTTAGTAGGCTTAGGTGGAGCCATTGAAGTGTTAGGAGTTCATCACCGACTTTTTACCGATGGCTCGGTATCAGGTTTTACCGGTAGTGCGGGTTTTAACGGGATTGTAGCTGCCCTGTTTGGCCAGCTTCATCCTATCGGAACCATACCGGCCTCCCTGTTATTGGGGGCACTGCTTACCGGAGCAAATAAGATGCAAAGAGCAGTGCAGATACCTTCTGCTTTGATTGGTGCTTTGAACGGTCTGATTGTACTCTTCGTAGTAGGAAGCGAGTATCTTCGCCGTAGCCAGGCCAGTCGAATGGAGCGAAGTGCAGAGCCGAAAACCAATTCCAAAAATAAAAACGAAAATAAAAAGGAGAGTCAATGA
- a CDS encoding ABC transporter permease, translated as MEAIIIGIAKSAIRLATPYLYASIGETIGQLSGVLNLGVDGVMLMGAFSAFYMVLKTGNLWLGLLVAIIVGAIFGLLIAFINVTLKAEQGISGIGVYIFGLGLSSLLFSTMVGTVQTVSGFSPLSIPWLSNLPIVGEIFFHQNILVYGAFALIPLAWFILNKTPLCLSIRAVGQNPEAADSLGVSIVRIRYFTVVLGGMLSGIAGASLSIALLNVFQQNLTNGMGFIAVALVYFGAWRPTTVLTGALLFSTVNAIQIWVQVHGINIPSDFTLMLPYIVTIVVLAAMAKRRIHPPAALNKLFERGE; from the coding sequence ATGGAAGCCATTATTATCGGGATAGCAAAATCTGCCATTCGTCTTGCCACACCCTATCTCTATGCTTCCATCGGGGAAACAATAGGGCAGTTGAGTGGTGTTCTCAATCTTGGAGTAGACGGTGTTATGCTGATGGGAGCCTTTAGCGCCTTTTATATGGTTCTTAAAACCGGTAATCTTTGGCTTGGTTTATTGGTGGCAATAATAGTCGGAGCGATATTTGGCCTCTTGATTGCCTTTATTAATGTTACCTTAAAAGCCGAACAGGGGATCAGCGGGATCGGAGTGTATATATTCGGTCTGGGATTAAGCAGTCTTTTATTTAGCACTATGGTAGGAACTGTTCAAACAGTGAGCGGTTTTTCCCCCTTGTCTATCCCCTGGCTTTCTAACCTTCCGATAGTGGGCGAAATCTTTTTCCATCAAAATATCCTGGTGTATGGTGCATTTGCCTTGATTCCTCTTGCCTGGTTTATATTGAACAAAACCCCTTTATGCCTTAGTATTCGAGCTGTGGGTCAGAACCCGGAGGCAGCCGATTCATTGGGAGTGAGTATTGTGCGTATCCGTTATTTTACGGTAGTCTTGGGTGGAATGCTCTCGGGAATTGCCGGTGCATCTCTCTCTATTGCACTGCTTAATGTATTTCAGCAAAATTTAACTAATGGGATGGGTTTTATTGCGGTTGCCCTGGTATATTTTGGAGCCTGGCGTCCAACTACCGTTCTCACCGGTGCGCTTCTATTCAGTACCGTAAATGCTATTCAGATATGGGTTCAAGTCCATGGCATTAATATTCCTTCTGATTTTACCCTGATGCTTCCTTATATTGTTACTATTGTGGTACTTGCGGCTATGGCTAAACGCCGTATACATCCACCTGCGGCATTAAATAAACTCTTCGAGCGGGGAGAATAA
- a CDS encoding BMP family ABC transporter substrate-binding protein: MKMKRLIVILTLISMFVLLFGFGASAEPFRVAFLMPSAINDFAWSQSMYEALLTIQKEMGKENFEFVYSENMFVVADAAAAIRDYASEGYDLVIAHGSQYGASLSDIAPDFPDTSFAWGSTANVFADLGITNIFAYEPFSEQGGYVNGVLAAKLSKSNIYGVIGPIETGDAKRYTEGFKAGIKSVKPDAKINVTWIGSYSDVALASEAAQTHIDAGADILTGTSQMTVGAIGVAKQRGALWFGYDVDQSTLAPQNVVASVDVIWTIALKPIIEMIQKGERGGKIFTLNLANGGLKIVVNEEALVGKTIEDIVKGNVEVKVEE; encoded by the coding sequence ATGAAGATGAAAAGGTTGATAGTGATTCTTACTCTAATCAGTATGTTTGTATTATTGTTTGGGTTTGGAGCAAGCGCAGAACCCTTCCGGGTAGCATTTCTTATGCCAAGCGCTATTAATGATTTTGCCTGGAGCCAGAGTATGTATGAAGCTCTGCTTACCATTCAAAAAGAGATGGGCAAGGAAAATTTTGAATTTGTTTATTCAGAGAACATGTTTGTAGTAGCAGACGCTGCTGCTGCTATTCGAGACTATGCCAGTGAGGGATATGATCTGGTCATTGCCCATGGTTCGCAATATGGTGCCTCTTTGTCGGATATTGCCCCTGATTTTCCTGATACGAGTTTTGCCTGGGGTTCTACCGCAAACGTCTTTGCTGATCTTGGAATCACCAATATATTTGCTTACGAACCTTTTTCTGAACAGGGCGGGTATGTTAACGGTGTCCTGGCAGCAAAACTTTCCAAGAGCAATATTTATGGAGTGATTGGTCCCATTGAGACCGGTGATGCCAAACGTTATACCGAAGGTTTTAAAGCAGGTATAAAATCGGTTAAACCAGATGCTAAAATAAATGTAACCTGGATTGGCTCATATAGTGATGTTGCTCTTGCATCTGAAGCAGCACAAACTCATATTGATGCCGGAGCAGATATTCTTACCGGAACATCACAGATGACCGTCGGAGCAATTGGAGTAGCCAAACAAAGAGGAGCTCTCTGGTTCGGATATGATGTTGACCAATCTACTCTTGCCCCGCAGAATGTGGTCGCCAGCGTAGATGTTATTTGGACAATTGCACTGAAGCCCATAATTGAAATGATTCAAAAAGGAGAGAGAGGAGGTAAAATCTTTACTCTTAACCTGGCTAACGGTGGTCTTAAAATCGTCGTAAATGAGGAAGCACTGGTAGGTAAAACTATTGAGGATATAGTTAAGGGAAACGTTGAGGTCAAAGTAGAGGAATAA